Genomic DNA from Azospirillum brasilense:
CTTGGCCGCCTCGATCTCGGCCGGGTCTTCCTCGGCCTCGTCGCGCAGCTCCTCGACGTCCTTGTGGCGGAACAGGGCGTTGTCGTCGAAGCTCATCTTGGCGTCGAGCGCCAGGATGTCACCCGAGCCGGTGACGATCAGCGGGTTGATCTCGACGATCGCGCAATCCAGGTCCACGAAGGCCTGATAGGCGGCCTGGATGAACTTGGCGGCGGCGGAGACCTGCTTGCCCTCGAGGCCGAGCGCGAAGGCGACCTTGCGGGTGTGGTAGCCCTGGATGCCGGTGGCCGGGTCGATGGCGACCTTGACGATCTTCTCCGGCGTGTTGTGGGCGACCTCCTCGATCTCCATGCCGCCTTCGGTCGAGGCGATGATGGTGACGCGGCCCGAGGCGCGGTCGGTCAGCAGGCCGAGATACAGCTCGCGCTTGATGTCGGCGCCTTCCTCGACGTAGAGGCGCTTGACCTCGCGGCCGTCCGGACCGGTCTGCTTGGTGACCAGCACGTGGTTCAGCATCTCGCCGGCGTTCTTGCCGACCTCCTCGATGGACTTGACGACGCGGACGCCGCCCTTGCCCTCGGGGTTGTCCTTGAACCGGCCGGCGCCGCGGCCGCCCGCGTGGATCTGCGACTTCACGACCCACACCGGGCCGCCCAGCTCGCGGGCGACGGTCTCGGCTTCCTGCGGGGTGTAAGCGACGCCGCCGCGGGGCACCGCGACGCCGTACTTCTTCAGCAGGCCTTTGGCCTGATACTCATGGATGTTCATCGGGCGTCCATCTGTTTTTATGGTCGGCTGACAAGGTGTGGTCGGCTGACGATGGGCGAAGATCGGGCAGGCGTTTCCTGCTGGCGGACGCGCCAGGGCGCAAGTCTTCGGGGGAGCTGAGTCCTTGAGGAAGCCTTACGCCGGCTGGCGCGAACGTCCGCGGTCACTGTACCACCGGGCGCGGACGGTTCAACCGTCCGCGCCTGGGGCGACAGGGCCGCAGGCCGCCGCGCAGGCAAAAAACAGGCCGCCTTAGGAGGCGGCCTTCTCAGCCTGCTGCTTCTTGACCACCTCGACGAGCTGCTTCACAGCGTCGACCGAGTGATCGAACATCTTCTTCTCTTCCGCGGAGAGATCGATCTCGATGATCTTCTCGACGCCACCGGCGCCGATGATCGTCGGGACGCCGACGTAGAGGTCGTTCTGGCCGTACTGGCCGGTCAGGTAGGCGGCGACCGGAACGACGCGCTTCTGGTCCTTCAGGTAGGACTCGGCCATCTGGATGGCGGAGGCGGCCGGGGCGTAGAAGGCCGAGCCGGTCTTCAGCAGCTTGACGATCTCGGCGCCGCCGTCGCGGGTGCGCTGCACGATGGCGTCCAGCTTCTCCTGCGTGGTCCAGCCCATCTTGACCAGATCCGGCAGCGGGATGCCGGCGACGGTCGAGTAGCGGACGAGCGGGACCATGGTGTCGCCGTGGCCGCCCAGCACGAAGGCGGTGACGTCCTCGACCGACACCTTGAACTCGTCGGCCAGGAAGTAGCGGAAGCGGGCCGAGTCGAGCACGCCGGCCATGCCGACGACGCGCTCCGGCGGGAGGCCGGAGGCCTGCTGGAGCACCCACACCATCACGTCCAGCGGGTTCGTGATGACGATGACGAAGGCGTTCGGGGCGTACTTCTTGATGTTCTCGCCGACGGTCTGGCAGACGCCGGTGTTGATGCCGATCAGGTCGTCGCGGCTCATGCCCGGCTTGCGCGGCACGCCGGCG
This window encodes:
- the sucC gene encoding ADP-forming succinate--CoA ligase subunit beta encodes the protein MNIHEYQAKGLLKKYGVAVPRGGVAYTPQEAETVARELGGPVWVVKSQIHAGGRGAGRFKDNPEGKGGVRVVKSIEEVGKNAGEMLNHVLVTKQTGPDGREVKRLYVEEGADIKRELYLGLLTDRASGRVTIIASTEGGMEIEEVAHNTPEKIVKVAIDPATGIQGYHTRKVAFALGLEGKQVSAAAKFIQAAYQAFVDLDCAIVEINPLIVTGSGDILALDAKMSFDDNALFRHKDVEELRDEAEEDPAEIEAAKHSLNYVKLDGNIGCMVNGAGLAMATMDIIKLYGGEPANFLDVGGGATKERVTAAFKLILSDPNVEGILVNIFGGIMRCDVIAEGVVAAAREVHLHVPLVVRLEGTNVELGKKILSESGLPILSADNLADAAEKVVKAVKEAA
- the mdh gene encoding malate dehydrogenase, translating into MARKKIALVGAGQIGGTLALLAAQKELGDVVLFDIAEGMPEGKALDLAETSPVEGFNAKLSGGNDYSVIEGADVVIVTAGVPRKPGMSRDDLIGINTGVCQTVGENIKKYAPNAFVIVITNPLDVMVWVLQQASGLPPERVVGMAGVLDSARFRYFLADEFKVSVEDVTAFVLGGHGDTMVPLVRYSTVAGIPLPDLVKMGWTTQEKLDAIVQRTRDGGAEIVKLLKTGSAFYAPAASAIQMAESYLKDQKRVVPVAAYLTGQYGQNDLYVGVPTIIGAGGVEKIIEIDLSAEEKKMFDHSVDAVKQLVEVVKKQQAEKAAS